The genomic DNA atgacttataagttataaaacaattaaatttgaaggCCCTCTGGTTTTACAAATATATGATCGATTCTACTTAATGCTACGTAAGCGATGCAACGTCATATATGAATTAATTTGGCTAGGCAGTTATTGGAGCGCAGTCGGGTCGAgtatctaattgatatattagATAATACACGAGTTCGACTTTTTTTAACTTAAACAAGCTCGAGACTCTAAACTTGACTCGTTTAATGAAGAAGTCGATTTGAGCTTATTTTCCAGCAAATTAAGTCGATTTTAAACATTCAATTCATAAATAGTAAAAAAAAAATAGTAATACTTCATTTGTAATTATAAATGAGTTTGAGTTTGAGCTGAGTCGAGTTTTCAAGTTCAAGCCGAATTTTAGCCGGGTTCGGACTTTTTCAACTAAACGAGCTCGAGCTTGGCTGATATATACAAGTTGTAGTCTAGTCCTGTTACATGAGCTCGAGCTGGTTGCGTGCAAATCGACTCAAATTACAGCTCTACAATTTGGTACCTCTAAAACTACTCCCAAAAGAAAATAGAGTGTTTATTATGAGACCGAAGGAGTGTTAGTTTTGTTAAGTTACAAGTTGAATCGAACTTGAGACCTATACTAACCCCAACCCCTGAGCTTTTAAAGCTCAACGCGTTAGGAGAAGGTTTACCAGGATCTTGTATTATTTTATTAACAAGTTTAAGAGCAATGCTTGAGTTGCCAAAAATCTCAAAATTGTTTCAATTGGCGGTGTCCATATGTATGCATGGGCTCTATTCCATTAACGAGGGAGAAATCAATAGTAAATTGACAACTCAACATTTTTTTGGGTGTTCTAGCATTGTTTATTCTATTACTTGTATAAAAATAACAAACATGTATGTGCAGCTTCCTGAAGACATTCAATGGCATTTTATTGGGCATTTGCAGAGTAATAAAGCAAAGTCACTTTTGGGTATAAATCTCATTCTTGTCCCCAAGTAAATATCTCCTTCTAATTTCGGCAATTTATTATATTAAGTTATGTGTAGGTACAATAGTAACACAAAGACATTAATTCCATTTCATAAGATTTAAGTACATTGCATTTGTGCTCAATGGCTGAGCAAGGAAAGTTGAGGATAAGTTAGATTGTACTTGCTTTTTTTAAGTTTTTGTGGGGGAACAAAATATCGTTTTAATATTTTTAGGCCAAACTACACTTAATAAGGTTATAAGGGTCCAAATTTAGAATTTTATTACTAACTTTTagtaaaatatttaaataagggGTACATTTGGCATTGCATAGCCACACGAATTGCGCTGACAGTGTTCTTCTTTAATGCAGCTGCTGTCCCCAATCTTGCTATGGTCGAGGGTGTTGATAATGAGAAGGTAAAACTTAATTCATTGCACTGATCAATTATTTGGGAGTTGTAGTGTCAGGACACGTCTATGTAGAAATTAGTTCTCTACGGCATTAATATAGGATAGCTTCAAAATTCTGGTAGGTTGGACCCGGAACAGCTTATTTTGCTTGATAAAACTCGTCACACTCTTTTCTTAAGCTCAAGTCCTACATGTTATAATACGAGTACAATCTTTCTTTCTAAACCAAACACAACCTACCCAGTGTATCTACTTGTATAGGAGAGCAGGGAAGGTGCCTTAGAAGAGCAAAAAGGTTGTTTCTGTAAAGATCCCCGACTTCTGACAGAGCAATAGCACTATATGTTAATTATGTACATACAAGCACCCTATGAATACAATAGCGAACTTATATCTTGTGATAGAATAGTGAATATTAATGTACCAGCAAGCATGCGATACAATGATGATAAAGTACTGAAGAGATGGTACCCTGAGATTAAAAAAAGAAACTATCTACCCACTTTACTCCTATGAACAACCCCTGTACCTTGCACCCAAGTCCTGACTGCCGAAAATCTCTAGGCACAACACTCCTATATGACCAACCCCCTATACCTTGACCCCCAGATTCTGATTGCTGAAACTCTCTACTCACAACAGTCCTATATAACCAATGTATTATGGATTTTTTTTATTGTAAATGGAGGATATGTTAATGTAGACCACAACTTCTTTGCATTATGTCTTAAGTACATTCCAGTGGTTTTGCTGAATATCAAACCTTAATATTTTGTTCAATGCTACATTCTATAAAAATTATCTGTATTGGAAAATATTCTGTGACACCTAGAGTAGCCTCTTAAATATCGGAGTAACGTCATGCTAATTTTAATACCTCTTCTTGTTTTCCTCATGAACCTATCTGTAATTCAGCAAAAAAAATTTAGTTACTCAGATGAAATTCCCTTGTTTTGTAACAGATCTTCTAGGTACATCTCTCACAATGACATTATATTACCATGAATTTTGGATGAACAGATTGCAAATCACCTTGACCGTGCTGTTGCAAACATCAAAAGAAAGCCTTTGAAGGTTTTGGTACAAGTAAATACCAGTGGAGAAACATGTAAGTGTACTTGCAACATTCAAATTTCAAAAAGTATTTATTGGAGGGCGAGGTTTGAAGAATGAGATCAGTGAGTGAATTCATGCAATGCCGAATGCATTTGTTTGTCTTTATTTTAAGTAGCAGGGAATTAGGCTTTTGTGCAGGGATTGTTGCTACAATAAAAAAATATATCCCTTTGGGTTAAGTAGTAGTTCACCTACACCATTCCTTATCTTTATAAAATTTGACATCATTAGGAGGTTTTACTCAAACTATATGCTCAAGTCAAAACTGGACTTGCTGTTCTCTCTTTACTGGTTTTTTTAGGTTTAGGTCACATATCAAACTTCAGATACTCACGCACACATACCTCCCCAAGGCTTAAACCCTCTACCACTTGTTACCAAAAAAAGAGGGGTATCCACTATGCTACAATGCTAGGGCCTCTCTTCACTGATTAGGATGCCCTACTGCTGTTATTTGTCAGCACATGATAACAGATTTTCAAACATCTGCTTGCTCCTTAAAGTTATCTGCATGCCAATGTATAATGCTTTTGTGACGGTTAATGGCTCTTTCCCACTGCAGAACTTGTATTGCTTTCAATAATCGGTATTTATGAAGACTGAATACCCGAACTTTGTACTTGTGATTGTGTCTTTTTGGCAGCAAAATCTGGGGTTGATCCCTCAGGCTGTGTAGAGCTAGTGAAACATGTTAGAATGGGCTGCCCGAATCTTGAGTTTTCTGGCTTAATGACGATTGGAATGGCAGATTATTCCTCAACTCCTGAGAATTTTAAGGTAGTCTCATATTTTCTTCGTGGCTAGTAatttttaacttttattttatgCATATTTAGTTTTGACTTTCAGTTCATTGGGCTACTTGTGCTTTCCTACTTCCGCAATCTATGGATCTTGAATTTTTCTTCCTGGTGATCAATTAATGGAGTTCAGATTCATAATTATGTTGTTTATATGTTACAGACTTTGTCAAATTGCAAAATTGAAGTTTGCAAGGCTATCGGAATGACTCTGGACCAATGCCAGCTGTCAATGGGCATGTCTGGCGACTTTGAACAAGCAGTGAGCTATATACCTTATTGGGGTGTTCTTTTTATAAACTTGCATCCCGATGATTATACCATGTGCCTCTTGTGAACTTGACTTTCGTTTTGATACATGAACTTTGAGCTATTAATTGTCCGTCTAGGTCAAGGTTTAACACCTTTCTCTTATTTAGTAGTATATTCTACTGTTGATTTTAAACCTATTTTTCTGGATGAGTAATGTTCACAGCGACACGGTCAACTTGTCTGGTTCTACCCTTTTTTTCTTTTCAAAGATCTGTAAGATAATTCCAATTGAATTTCTGTGTCTTTAGTCCATTTCAATTATTCTTATCCAATTCACGATTTTCTTTAACCTTCCATCTACACCCACATCAAGAAGAGTGTAAATATACAGCCTATATATGCTGGAAGCCATTTCTCGCCTATAAAATACGATTTCATGTTTAAAAATCCAATATTTTAATTTTGGAGCACTGATATTTTTCCCGTGTTGTACATAAAGAGATTCAGTAGTTATCTAGCCAATTTAAAGTCTTAAAGAATTGTAAGATGGCATTTTTTGGTATTACAAGAATAATTACAGACCTACTGACATGCATTGTTGTTCTTTGCAGATTGAACTAGGTAGTACAAGTGTAAGAATCGGATCTACCATATTTGGACCACGAGAGTATCCGAAGAAACAGTAGTTCTCAAACCCAATTGTTGCTGAAATATCTCAGTCGTCCAAGATTATCTATGACCTTGCATTCTTTGTTGCTAATGGATATCAGATGGCGATTATCCTGCAAATTGCTTTGCATATGAAATTTTTATTTGGACATTTTGTGTTTCTCTAGACATGCATATCAGCATATATGTAATAATATATTGAATGATAAATGATTATCCTGAGGAATGCAAGTATGAAATTTTTATTTGGACTTTTTGCGCTTCTCTAGACATGCATATCAGCATATGTAAGAATATATTGAATGATAAATGATTATCCTGAGGAAGGCAAGCTGGTAACAAATTCTCATGTATGGTATGCCTGTTATATGCGTCTTTCTGTCTCTCGGAGATATTATAGCATACCATACCCCGTTAATTTCCCCTAAT from Apium graveolens cultivar Ventura chromosome 5, ASM990537v1, whole genome shotgun sequence includes the following:
- the LOC141659552 gene encoding uncharacterized protein LOC141659552 — its product is MAAAAPVVEGVAVKALQSVLHRVRQAAERSGRSGNDVRVVAVGKTKPISLIRQLYDAGHRCFGENYVQEFIDKAPQLPEDIQWHFIGHLQSNKAKSLLAAVPNLAMVEGVDNEKIANHLDRAVANIKRKPLKVLVQVNTSGETSKSGVDPSGCVELVKHVRMGCPNLEFSGLMTIGMADYSSTPENFKTLSNCKIEVCKAIGMTLDQCQLSMGMSGDFEQAIELGSTSVRIGSTIFGPREYPKKQ